One window from the genome of Gemmatimonadaceae bacterium encodes:
- the sucC gene encoding ADP-forming succinate--CoA ligase subunit beta, with amino-acid sequence MNIHEFQAKDILRRVGVPIPPGRVARTPDEAAAIAREFGGTVVVKAQVHAGGRGKAGGVKLAKTPDEAKAIATKILGMQIKGLTVHQVLVTPAADIASEAYVGIIVDRAAKKPVFMVSPAGGIDIEEVAASTPDKILKLPVDTRYGLLPFQATRLGFFLFEDVKKVRAAGKIMQQLYMAFMQSGCSLAEINPLVTTPAGDVVALDAKMVIDDNELERHPEIEALRDPTAEAPSEVQAREAGLTFIKLDGNVGCCVNGAGLAMATMDLVKYYGGEPANFLDIGGSSNPEKVVSALRIITSDPSVKAILFNIFGGITRTDDVANGIVMATKLNPLKLPIVIRLTGTNEEIAVKILKENGFSAMTDMDEAVRRAVELAKGGKAA; translated from the coding sequence GTGAACATTCACGAATTTCAAGCGAAAGACATTCTGCGGCGCGTAGGCGTGCCGATTCCACCAGGCCGTGTAGCAAGGACGCCTGACGAGGCCGCGGCGATCGCGCGCGAGTTCGGCGGGACCGTCGTCGTCAAAGCGCAGGTGCACGCGGGGGGCCGCGGCAAAGCTGGCGGCGTGAAGCTCGCGAAGACGCCTGACGAGGCGAAGGCGATCGCGACCAAGATTCTCGGCATGCAGATCAAGGGGTTGACGGTGCACCAAGTGCTCGTCACGCCCGCCGCCGACATCGCGTCGGAAGCGTATGTCGGGATCATCGTCGATCGCGCGGCGAAGAAACCGGTGTTCATGGTGAGCCCTGCGGGCGGTATCGATATCGAAGAAGTCGCCGCCTCGACGCCCGACAAGATTCTCAAGCTGCCGGTCGATACGCGTTATGGCTTGTTGCCGTTCCAGGCGACGCGGCTCGGTTTCTTTCTGTTCGAAGACGTAAAGAAGGTGAGAGCCGCCGGCAAAATCATGCAGCAGCTCTACATGGCGTTTATGCAGAGCGGTTGTTCGTTGGCTGAGATCAACCCGCTGGTCACGACGCCGGCCGGCGACGTCGTCGCGCTCGATGCGAAAATGGTGATCGACGACAACGAGCTCGAGCGACATCCGGAAATCGAAGCGCTGCGCGATCCAACGGCGGAGGCGCCGAGTGAGGTGCAGGCGCGTGAGGCAGGGCTGACGTTCATCAAGCTCGACGGAAACGTCGGCTGTTGCGTGAACGGCGCAGGACTCGCAATGGCAACGATGGACCTGGTGAAGTACTACGGCGGCGAGCCCGCGAACTTTCTCGACATCGGGGGCTCGTCGAATCCGGAGAAGGTCGTCAGCGCGCTCCGCATCATTACAAGTGACCCGAGCGTGAAAGCAATTCTCTTCAATATCTTCGGCGGAATCACTCGGACAGATGACGTTGCGAATGGCATCGTCATGGCGACGAAGCTGAATCCACTCAAGCTCCCGATTGTCATTCGCCTAACGGGCACCAACGAAGAGATCGCGGTCAAGATTCTCAAGGAGAATGGCTTCTCCGCGATGACCGACATGGACGAAGCCGTGAGGCGCGCCGTGGAACTGGCAAAGGGAGGGAAGGCCGCGTGA
- a CDS encoding carbamate kinase produces the protein MSESDSPNESVSTAVIALGGNALAPAGERSNVYDQFRHARASLGPIVDLVNAGWSVCVVHGNGPQVGDELVRNEIARYDAPPLPLGVLVAATAGWIGYMIQQSIDNALRRAGTPRDVATIVTQVVVDPNDPALQNPTKFIGRELPEERADELQRAGFAVKSDGHGRLRRVVGSPRPLAVHELPSIRRLLDAGTVVIAGGGGGAPIYDDPRLGWEGLDAVVDKDLAAAVLARDLGADLLLILTDVDAVYADWGTPQQRALPRLTIEEAVQMDRDGAFGEGSMAPKIRAAVDFARRTGGRAIITALEKGREAVRGEAGTTITTTAPSAEHV, from the coding sequence ATGAGCGAGTCTGACTCGCCTAACGAGTCAGTCAGCACAGCCGTGATTGCGCTCGGCGGCAACGCCCTCGCACCGGCCGGCGAGCGTTCGAACGTCTATGATCAGTTCCGGCACGCGCGCGCCAGCCTTGGCCCGATCGTCGACCTTGTGAACGCCGGCTGGAGCGTCTGCGTCGTTCACGGAAATGGGCCGCAAGTCGGAGATGAGCTCGTTCGGAACGAGATCGCAAGGTACGATGCGCCGCCGCTTCCCCTCGGCGTGCTCGTCGCCGCCACGGCGGGGTGGATCGGCTACATGATTCAGCAGTCGATCGACAACGCGCTTCGCCGGGCGGGCACTCCGCGTGATGTCGCGACCATCGTCACCCAGGTCGTCGTCGATCCCAACGATCCCGCGCTGCAGAATCCAACCAAGTTCATCGGCCGCGAGCTGCCGGAAGAACGCGCCGACGAGCTCCAACGCGCTGGCTTCGCCGTGAAGTCTGACGGTCACGGTCGCTTGCGACGCGTCGTCGGTAGCCCGAGGCCGCTCGCCGTTCACGAGCTCCCATCCATACGTCGGCTGCTCGACGCGGGCACCGTGGTCATCGCTGGCGGTGGCGGCGGGGCACCCATTTACGACGATCCTCGACTAGGTTGGGAGGGGCTCGACGCGGTCGTCGACAAGGATCTGGCGGCAGCCGTACTCGCGCGCGATCTCGGCGCCGACCTGTTGCTGATCCTCACCGATGTCGACGCGGTATACGCCGACTGGGGCACGCCGCAACAGCGGGCGCTGCCGCGCCTCACAATTGAAGAAGCGGTGCAGATGGACCGTGATGGCGCCTTCGGCGAGGGCAGCATGGCGCCGAAGATTCGCGCGGCGGTGGATTTCGCGCGCCGCACGGGCGGCCGTGCGATCATCACCGCGTTGGAGAAGGGCCGGGAAGCTGTGCGGGGAGAAGCAGGAACGACGATTACGACAACAGCACCGAGTGCGGAGCACGTGTGA